Proteins encoded in a region of the Candidatus Nitrosomarinus catalina genome:
- a CDS encoding cation:proton antiporter: MDTITLTILNLITSQIEGFSFSEINSSVILNKLTEIQTSISSLSIQDEPIAAAPIILLAAGVVIFLGVAGEAFFKKTGIPDVAFLMILGVIIGPVFGIIQAEAVIQVVPYFAALALIIIMFDGGLNLDIKHVVKTAHYSLTLALVGFILSVIIISVGAHYVLEWTWLESILLASIVGGSSSAIVFGLVRNIRISEKTKSILSFESAVTDILATIIAFILFEAVLAGHFDLQTLQETIGRAVVVGLVLGFGVGIPWMYISTKFGNAQHAYMLTLSILFVLFFLANSFGESGALTALVFGLMIGNKRHLSRILRFKVPRIEMDDPTHNQLTFLVRSFFFVFVGLMATFGQIEYMIFGIVITIAVFVGRAGVVKAVLTKRFSRLDKSVTNSMIPRGLAAAVLATYPITMGLPNAEAYPQMIFFIILSSVIITTIGLGKSKKIPPPDSIQGGFVKPSDDSPDNEIITEEVDEYHEKLDGGFVKPSDDSKK, translated from the coding sequence ATGGATACAATTACTTTAACAATATTAAATTTGATAACATCACAAATTGAAGGTTTTTCATTTTCAGAAATTAATTCATCAGTTATTTTGAATAAACTGACAGAAATACAAACGTCAATTTCTTCATTATCAATACAGGATGAGCCAATTGCTGCTGCACCAATAATATTACTTGCAGCAGGTGTTGTAATATTTCTTGGAGTTGCAGGTGAAGCATTTTTTAAAAAAACAGGTATTCCAGATGTAGCATTTTTAATGATTCTAGGTGTAATTATAGGGCCAGTGTTTGGAATTATTCAAGCTGAAGCCGTTATTCAAGTCGTCCCATATTTTGCAGCACTTGCATTGATAATTATCATGTTTGATGGTGGATTAAATTTAGATATCAAACATGTAGTAAAAACTGCTCATTATTCACTAACACTAGCACTTGTTGGTTTTATTTTATCAGTAATAATAATTTCAGTTGGTGCTCATTATGTATTAGAGTGGACATGGTTAGAGAGTATTTTGTTAGCTTCAATTGTTGGAGGTAGTAGTTCAGCAATTGTTTTTGGTTTAGTAAGAAATATCAGAATTTCAGAAAAAACTAAATCAATTTTAAGTTTTGAGTCAGCAGTTACTGATATTCTTGCTACAATTATTGCATTCATTCTATTTGAAGCAGTACTAGCAGGTCATTTTGATTTACAAACATTACAAGAAACAATTGGTAGAGCAGTAGTAGTTGGTTTAGTTTTAGGATTTGGTGTGGGAATACCTTGGATGTATATTTCAACAAAATTTGGAAATGCACAACACGCGTATATGTTGACATTATCTATATTATTTGTATTATTTTTCTTGGCAAATTCATTTGGAGAATCAGGAGCACTAACAGCCTTAGTATTTGGTTTAATGATTGGTAACAAAAGACATCTTTCCAGAATTCTTAGATTCAAGGTTCCTAGAATTGAGATGGATGATCCAACCCACAATCAACTGACATTTTTGGTAAGATCATTTTTCTTTGTATTTGTCGGGTTAATGGCAACATTTGGACAAATTGAATATATGATATTTGGAATTGTGATAACAATTGCAGTATTTGTTGGCAGAGCAGGTGTTGTAAAAGCTGTTTTAACAAAAAGATTTTCTAGATTAGATAAATCAGTAACAAATTCGATGATTCCAAGGGGTTTAGCTGCTGCAGTACTTGCAACTTATCCAATAACTATGGGATTACCAAATGCAGAAGCATACCCACAAATGATATTTTTCATAATTTTATCCTCTGTAATTATTACAACAATAGGGTTAGGAAAATCAAAAAAAATTCCACCACCAGATTCAATTCAAGGTGGATTTGTAAAACCATCAGACGATTCACCAGATAATGAAATTATTACTGAAGAAGTAGATGAATATCATGAAAAATTAGATGGTGGATTTGTAAAACCATCAGACGATTCTAAAAAGTAG